The following coding sequences lie in one Panicum virgatum strain AP13 chromosome 6N, P.virgatum_v5, whole genome shotgun sequence genomic window:
- the LOC120678089 gene encoding putative disease resistance RPP13-like protein 2, which yields MQGSQERPHDVPESNWISLKPFGRKETVQLFLQHWAPKGKEGKRKEVNPADKPSAEMNTSEEGNPGDKTSMEMNGEEGNPGGKTGAETNGEGKHIKPRKDMKEKITGYAYPLHDMTGGLPLAVVLLCGLFQTKEYPNEWELVLKRLESKLSGQSKRLDVILTMCFDDLPHEVKSCFLYFALLPMNTPIQARKLVCMWMAEGFLRPEDGKTKEKMGRIYLKDLVARNLVKVLKRDSFSGEEFVAVHHKVHAFLQLEAKEANFVDIHSGDDTPSLTTTRRLSLQNYTDKYAALANPLPRLRSIMSSFHEEKREGDMTSAGGMLHCWGQGAMLKRGRTNRHEHIRWMLQKSRFLRVINLQGVEIGEQLPETISNVPHLQYLGITHCSLKFIPPAIGELKDLETLDVRGTMVRKLPQSFWNIKTLRHVFGTGTTGNR from the coding sequence ATGCAAGGTTCACAGGAGAGACCACATGATGTTCCAGAGAGTAACTGGATTTCATTAAAACCTTTTGGCAGAAAAGAAACCGTGCAACTCTTCCTGCAGCACTGGGCACCCAAGGGAAAGGAAGGAAAACGTAAAGAAGTAAATCCTGCAGACAAACCTAGTGCAGAGATGAATACTAGTGAAGAAGGAAATCCTGGAGACAAAactagtatggagatgaatggTGAAGAAGGAAATCCGGGAGGCAAAACTGGTGCGGAGACAAATGGTGAAGGAAAACATATAAAACCCAGAAAAGACATGAAAGAGAAGATCACAGGGTATGCTTATCCACTACATGACATGACAGGAGGCCTTCCACTTGCGGTCGTCCTTCTATGTGGCCTTTTCCAAACCAAGGAATATCCAAATGAGTGGGAGTTGGTGTTGAAGCGCCTAGAGTCCAAGCTATCAGGGCAATCAAAACGTCTAGACGTCATACTCACCATGTGCTTCGATGATCTGCCACATGAAGTAAAATCATGCTTCCTCTACTTTGCTTTATTGCCCATGAACACACCTATCCAAGCTCGCAAGTTGGTATGCATGTGGATGGCAGAAGGGTTCCTAAGACCAGAAGATGGGAAGACAAAGGAGAAAATGGGAAGAATCTACTTGAAGGATTTGGTTGCTAGGAACCTTGTTAAGGTCCTGAAGAGAGATTCCTTCAGTGGCGAAGAATTTGTGGCTGTGCACCATAAGGTTCACGCGTTTTTGCAGCTTGAAGCAAAAGAGGCCAACTTTGTAGACATCCATAGTGGTGATGATACCCCTTCATTGACAACTACACGTCGCCTCTCTCTTCAGAACTATACAGATAAATATGCTGCATTGGCTAACCCTCTGCCCAGACTACGATCTATCATGTCTAGTTTCCATGAAGAGAAAAGAGAGGGTGACATGACAAGTGCGGGGGGCATGCTTCATTGCTGGGGACAAGGGGCCATGCTAAAAAGGGGAAGGACCAACCGCCACGAGCACATAAGATGGATGTTACAAAAATCCAGGTTCCTCCGTGTAATCAACCTACAAGGTGTCGAGATTGGAGAGCAGTTGCCAGAAACAATCAGTAATGTGCCACACCTACAATACCTTGGCATCACCCACTGTTCGTTGAAATTTATCCCACCAGCAATTGGGGAACTTAAAGATCTTGAGACATTGGATGTTCGGGGGACAATGGTTCGTAAGCTCCCGCAATCATTTTGGAACATTAAGACGCTGCGGCATGTGTTTGGAACTGGCACTACGGGAAACCGgtaa